One segment of Castanea sativa cultivar Marrone di Chiusa Pesio chromosome 3, ASM4071231v1 DNA contains the following:
- the LOC142627966 gene encoding serine/threonine-protein kinase PBL36-like isoform X1, which yields MGLGGENGKVESWEVGKSKGVKKKKRKEVVEAKGGAEDEEIGCWVRLRFLGSCISSRSKVDSSISGNTTHYAESKSTNDTSRDQPAAPIVPSSTTSNAESNSSTSKLEEELKVASRLRKFSFNDLKLATRNFRPESLLGEGGFGCVFKGWIEENGTAPVKPGTGLTVAVKTLNHDGLQGHKEWLAEVNFLGDLVHPNLVKLIGYCIEDDQRLLVYEFMPRGSLENHLFRRSLPLPWSIRMKIALGAAKGLAFLHEEAERPVIYRDFKTSNILLDADYNAKLSDFGLAKDGPEGDKTHVSTRVMGTYGYAAPEYVMTGHLTSRSDVYSFGVVLLEMLTGRRSMDKNRPNGEHNLVEWARPHLGERRRFYRLIDPRLEGHFSIKGAQKAAQLAAHCLSRDPKARPLMSEVVEALKPLPNLKDMASSSYYFQTMQADRMGSSPNARNGIRTQGGSFSRNGQQQRSLSINSSHASPYHHHYTYQSPKPNGKP from the exons atgggaTTGGGTGGCGAGAATGGTAAAGTGGAGAGTTGGGAAGTGGGAAAATCAAAGggtgtgaagaagaagaagaggaaggaagTGGTGGAAGCTAAAGGTGGTGCGGAAGATGAAGAAATTGGATGTTGGGTTAGGCTAAGGTTTCTTGGGAGCTGCATTTCTTCAAGATCCAAAGTGGATAGCTCAATCAGTGGAAACACTACTCATTATG CAGAAAGTAAATCAACCAATGATACAAGTAGAGACCAACCTGCAGCTCCAATTGTCCCATCCTCAACCACTAGTAATGCAGAAAGTAATTCATCCACTTCCAAGCTTGAAGAAGAGCTTAAAGTTGCTTCGCGTCTGCGAAAATTCTCATTTAATGATCTTAAGTTGGCAACAAGAAATTTTAGACCTGAAAGTCTTCTGGGTGAAGGAGGTTTTGGTTGTGTGTTCAAGGGGTGGATTGAAGAAAATGGAACTGCTCCGGTGAAACCTGGCACAGGGCTTACTGTTGCTGTAAAAACTCTCAACCATGATGGGCTTCAGGGTCATAAAGAATGGCTG GCTGAAGTAAATTTTCTTGGTGATCTGGTTCATCCTAATCTGGTCAAGCTTATTGGTTACTGCATTGAAGATGATCAAAGGCTGCTAGTATATGAGTTCATGCCTCGAGGGAGCTTGGAAAACCATCTATTTAGAA GGTCCCTGCCTCTTCCATGGTCCATTAGGATGAAAATTGCACTAGGTGCTGCAAAGGGTCTTGCTTTTCTTCATGAGGAAGCAGAAAGACCAGTTATATATCGTGATTTTAAAACCTCCAACATCCTGTTAGATGCA GACTACAATGCGAAACTTTCTGATTTTGGACTTGCCAAAGATGGTCCTGAGGGTGACAAGACCCATGTTTCTACCCGCGTGATGGGAACCTACGGTTATGCAGCCCCAGAATACGTCATGACAG GACATCTTACTTCAAGGAGTGATGTCTACAGTTTTGGTGTGGTTCTACTTGAAATGCTGACTGGCAGAAGATCTATGGACAAAAACCGACCTAATGGTGAACATAACCTAGTGGAATGGGCTCGGCCACATCtaggagagagaagaagattCTACCGGTTGATAGACCCTCGGCTTGAAGGTCACTTTTCAATTAAAGGAGCCCAAAAAGCTGCGCAACTGGCTGCTCACTGCCTTAGTCGGGATCCAAAAGCCAGACCCCTGATGAGTGAAGTTGTTGAAGCCTTAAAACCACTGCCAAACCTTAAGGACATGGCAAGCTCATCATATTATTTCCAGACCATGCAAGCTGACCGCATGGGGTCCAGCCCAAATGCTAGAAATGGCATCCGAACACAAGGAGGATCCTTTTCGAGGAATGGGCAGCAGCAGAGGAGCCTTTCCATAAATAGTTCCCATGCTTCTCCATATCACCATCATTACACTTATCAATCCCCAAAACCCAATGGTAAACCATAG
- the LOC142627966 gene encoding serine/threonine-protein kinase PBL36-like isoform X2 gives MGLGGENGKVESWEVGKSKGVKKKKRKEVVEAKGGAEDEEIGCWVRLRFLGSCISSRSKVDSSISGNTTHYESKSTNDTSRDQPAAPIVPSSTTSNAESNSSTSKLEEELKVASRLRKFSFNDLKLATRNFRPESLLGEGGFGCVFKGWIEENGTAPVKPGTGLTVAVKTLNHDGLQGHKEWLAEVNFLGDLVHPNLVKLIGYCIEDDQRLLVYEFMPRGSLENHLFRRSLPLPWSIRMKIALGAAKGLAFLHEEAERPVIYRDFKTSNILLDADYNAKLSDFGLAKDGPEGDKTHVSTRVMGTYGYAAPEYVMTGHLTSRSDVYSFGVVLLEMLTGRRSMDKNRPNGEHNLVEWARPHLGERRRFYRLIDPRLEGHFSIKGAQKAAQLAAHCLSRDPKARPLMSEVVEALKPLPNLKDMASSSYYFQTMQADRMGSSPNARNGIRTQGGSFSRNGQQQRSLSINSSHASPYHHHYTYQSPKPNGKP, from the exons atgggaTTGGGTGGCGAGAATGGTAAAGTGGAGAGTTGGGAAGTGGGAAAATCAAAGggtgtgaagaagaagaagaggaaggaagTGGTGGAAGCTAAAGGTGGTGCGGAAGATGAAGAAATTGGATGTTGGGTTAGGCTAAGGTTTCTTGGGAGCTGCATTTCTTCAAGATCCAAAGTGGATAGCTCAATCAGTGGAAACACTACTCATTATG AAAGTAAATCAACCAATGATACAAGTAGAGACCAACCTGCAGCTCCAATTGTCCCATCCTCAACCACTAGTAATGCAGAAAGTAATTCATCCACTTCCAAGCTTGAAGAAGAGCTTAAAGTTGCTTCGCGTCTGCGAAAATTCTCATTTAATGATCTTAAGTTGGCAACAAGAAATTTTAGACCTGAAAGTCTTCTGGGTGAAGGAGGTTTTGGTTGTGTGTTCAAGGGGTGGATTGAAGAAAATGGAACTGCTCCGGTGAAACCTGGCACAGGGCTTACTGTTGCTGTAAAAACTCTCAACCATGATGGGCTTCAGGGTCATAAAGAATGGCTG GCTGAAGTAAATTTTCTTGGTGATCTGGTTCATCCTAATCTGGTCAAGCTTATTGGTTACTGCATTGAAGATGATCAAAGGCTGCTAGTATATGAGTTCATGCCTCGAGGGAGCTTGGAAAACCATCTATTTAGAA GGTCCCTGCCTCTTCCATGGTCCATTAGGATGAAAATTGCACTAGGTGCTGCAAAGGGTCTTGCTTTTCTTCATGAGGAAGCAGAAAGACCAGTTATATATCGTGATTTTAAAACCTCCAACATCCTGTTAGATGCA GACTACAATGCGAAACTTTCTGATTTTGGACTTGCCAAAGATGGTCCTGAGGGTGACAAGACCCATGTTTCTACCCGCGTGATGGGAACCTACGGTTATGCAGCCCCAGAATACGTCATGACAG GACATCTTACTTCAAGGAGTGATGTCTACAGTTTTGGTGTGGTTCTACTTGAAATGCTGACTGGCAGAAGATCTATGGACAAAAACCGACCTAATGGTGAACATAACCTAGTGGAATGGGCTCGGCCACATCtaggagagagaagaagattCTACCGGTTGATAGACCCTCGGCTTGAAGGTCACTTTTCAATTAAAGGAGCCCAAAAAGCTGCGCAACTGGCTGCTCACTGCCTTAGTCGGGATCCAAAAGCCAGACCCCTGATGAGTGAAGTTGTTGAAGCCTTAAAACCACTGCCAAACCTTAAGGACATGGCAAGCTCATCATATTATTTCCAGACCATGCAAGCTGACCGCATGGGGTCCAGCCCAAATGCTAGAAATGGCATCCGAACACAAGGAGGATCCTTTTCGAGGAATGGGCAGCAGCAGAGGAGCCTTTCCATAAATAGTTCCCATGCTTCTCCATATCACCATCATTACACTTATCAATCCCCAAAACCCAATGGTAAACCATAG